A region of Gemmatimonadota bacterium DNA encodes the following proteins:
- a CDS encoding MCE family protein: MSPGRELLVGLVIIVSGLTAVLGTLWLKGTNFGRPQIEVSVLLRGVGQLNEGNAVKYLGVRIGRVDDITVDGIAVRVSLLLDQDMVLPPDPAVVLGPESLFGDWQAEIVSRVEYPRFPFYDVPEGESPNVLGGYALPELSHLSASADLISENLADLTDRLGLAFNDSTAAAFASAIANLDTISLEIRALVVQQSAIARSVTASADTALFEIERAATVARRSFERIESILTDAQIDTIVANVRVASTGIQEIVTNLAESTGGIAATIERADSTFARLDRISARIESGQGALGRLLVDSTLAIRAEDVLAQIDLLLQDLRENPRKYVRLSIF, from the coding sequence ATGAGCCCCGGCCGCGAGTTGCTCGTCGGCTTGGTGATCATCGTCTCGGGCTTGACCGCGGTGCTTGGCACGCTGTGGCTCAAGGGCACGAATTTCGGGCGACCGCAGATCGAGGTAAGCGTGCTGCTTCGGGGAGTGGGCCAGCTCAATGAGGGGAACGCCGTCAAATATCTCGGCGTCCGGATCGGGCGCGTCGACGACATCACCGTCGACGGTATAGCGGTCCGCGTCTCCCTCTTGCTCGACCAGGACATGGTATTGCCGCCCGATCCGGCGGTGGTTCTCGGACCTGAGTCCCTGTTCGGGGATTGGCAAGCCGAAATCGTGAGCAGGGTGGAGTACCCGCGCTTCCCATTCTACGACGTCCCGGAGGGTGAAAGCCCGAACGTGCTCGGGGGGTACGCGCTGCCTGAGCTTTCCCATCTGTCGGCGTCGGCCGATCTAATCTCGGAAAACCTCGCCGACCTCACAGACCGGCTCGGACTCGCGTTCAACGATTCGACCGCGGCCGCGTTTGCCTCGGCGATCGCGAATCTGGATACGATCAGCCTCGAGATCCGGGCTTTGGTCGTGCAGCAGTCTGCGATCGCGAGGAGCGTCACCGCGAGCGCGGACACAGCGCTGTTCGAGATCGAGCGAGCAGCCACTGTGGCGCGCCGCTCCTTCGAACGCATCGAATCGATTCTCACCGACGCGCAGATCGACACGATCGTCGCGAACGTGCGAGTCGCATCCACTGGGATTCAGGAAATTGTCACGAATCTCGCAGAGTCGACCGGCGGCATCGCGGCCACGATCGAACGCGCCGACTCCACGTTCGCCCGTCTCGATCGGATTTCGGCTCGGATCGAGTCCGGCCAAGGCGCGCTCGGTCGTCTGCTGGTCGACAGCACCCTCGCGATTCGCGCCGAGGACGTGCTCGCTCAGATCGACCTGCTCTTGCAGGACCTGCGTGAGAACCCGCGCAAGTATGTTCGGCTCTCGATCTTCTGA
- a CDS encoding ABC transporter ATP-binding protein, translating into MSIEMFDVEKAFGTKQVLKGFTLTINEGETLSIIGGSGSGKSVALKHIVGLLRPDRGEVYVDDENVSRLDQESLYGLRRNVGFVFQAAALFDSMTIAENVGMGLRRVRDTSDEDIDQRVAECLHLVDLEGYEQRLPSELSGGQRKRAGFARAIATRPKYMLYDEPTTGLDPVTTAVIDELIVRMSDELGVTGVVITHDMKSAFRISDRVAMLYDGGIRFEGTPDELRMCEDPVVKGFIEGRPKLMGLAP; encoded by the coding sequence ATGAGCATCGAGATGTTCGATGTCGAAAAGGCGTTCGGCACGAAGCAGGTCTTGAAGGGCTTCACGCTCACGATCAACGAAGGTGAGACGCTTTCCATCATCGGCGGTTCGGGTTCGGGCAAGTCTGTCGCGCTCAAACACATCGTCGGCCTTCTGCGCCCGGATCGCGGTGAGGTATATGTCGATGATGAGAACGTCAGCCGTCTCGATCAGGAGTCGCTGTACGGGCTGCGCCGGAACGTGGGGTTCGTGTTCCAGGCCGCGGCGCTCTTTGATTCGATGACGATCGCGGAGAACGTGGGCATGGGCCTGAGGCGAGTGCGGGACACGAGCGACGAGGATATCGACCAGCGTGTGGCAGAGTGTTTGCATTTGGTCGACCTTGAGGGATATGAACAGAGGCTCCCGTCCGAGCTGTCCGGGGGACAGAGGAAGCGAGCCGGCTTCGCTCGTGCCATCGCCACGCGACCCAAGTACATGCTCTACGACGAGCCGACGACGGGTCTCGACCCCGTGACCACGGCAGTGATCGATGAGCTGATCGTGCGCATGTCGGATGAACTCGGAGTGACCGGGGTAGTGATCACTCATGACATGAAGAGCGCTTTCCGAATCTCTGACCGCGTCGCGATGCTCTACGATGGAGGTATCCGTTTTGAAGGCACACCTGATGAGCTACGGATGTGTGAGGACCCCGTCGTGAAGGGGTTCATCGAGGGCAGGCCAAAGCTGATGGGACTCGCGCCATGA
- a CDS encoding ABC transporter permease encodes MPYLVHPIRAVGRTTLRTVAAVGRAGYLAVDAARALRKGSLWAPHLLGQMAKIGVDSVPIALFVALFTGVVLALQASYTFTGAVPLYFVGGLVSKTMLLELGPVLTGLALSGRVGANIAAEVGAMRVTEQIDALETLAYDPVAYLVVPRVIAGAIMFPVVVILADALGIAAGLGTAMVSLDMSSFEFLKGVRLFFTPWDVWFSVIKSVSFGVTVTSVGCFFGFHTTGGAEGVGRATTRAVVVSTMIILALDAFWAATLLQ; translated from the coding sequence ATGCCCTACCTGGTTCACCCGATCCGGGCCGTCGGACGCACGACGCTGCGTACCGTCGCCGCCGTTGGACGGGCGGGGTATCTCGCCGTTGACGCCGCCCGGGCGCTTCGCAAGGGATCGCTGTGGGCGCCGCACCTACTTGGGCAGATGGCGAAGATCGGAGTCGACTCGGTCCCGATCGCGCTCTTTGTCGCCTTGTTCACAGGCGTTGTACTCGCGCTGCAGGCCTCGTACACGTTCACGGGTGCCGTTCCGCTGTACTTCGTAGGCGGGCTCGTAAGCAAGACCATGTTGTTGGAACTCGGGCCGGTCCTCACGGGGCTGGCGCTCTCGGGGAGAGTGGGTGCGAACATCGCTGCGGAGGTCGGCGCGATGCGGGTCACCGAGCAGATCGATGCTTTGGAGACCCTGGCGTACGATCCCGTGGCCTACCTGGTCGTTCCGCGTGTCATCGCGGGTGCGATCATGTTCCCGGTCGTCGTGATCTTGGCGGACGCGCTGGGGATCGCGGCAGGGCTGGGCACCGCCATGGTCAGCCTCGACATGTCCTCGTTCGAATTCTTGAAGGGGGTTCGTCTCTTCTTCACGCCCTGGGACGTCTGGTTCTCGGTCATCAAGTCGGTCAGCTTCGGCGTGACCGTCACGTCGGTGGGGTGTTTCTTCGGCTTCCACACGACTGGCGGGGCCGAGGGCGTGGGCCGCGCGACCACACGGGCAGTCGTGGTGTCGACCATGATCATTCTGGCTCTGGACGCCTTCTGGGCGGCGACGCTCTTACAATGA
- a CDS encoding site-2 protease family protein: MALRKAVKPDLDLWLPLLSEYKLTSLPHDMLLEGTLREDLTEASPEVQAMLQAWPASAHLKHEGDRTQVALVYHATDERGRGPWVHLALFAATMVTTLAAGALMVGVDPLATHVFRLGEMEIPYPTRVNLTELVLGASFALPFMGVLLAHEMGHYVAARVNRVRATLPYFIPFPPYFSIIGTVGAFIRLKGPTIRRAILFDVGAAGPLVSFALSLPLLAIGLALSQVAPGRATMETPFVIQFAGQPLWLGNGAIIHVLATWLAPGVLGETPILLHPLAFAGWLGLFVTALNLLPFGQLDGGHIVYALLPKYQGKAARLFMVALFPLGFLWWGWWAWVLLIVVLHRGRIDHPTVVQPEESIGRARRSLGWLLVAIFFLTFVPVPLNI, encoded by the coding sequence ATGGCTCTCAGAAAGGCGGTCAAGCCTGATCTGGATCTGTGGCTGCCTCTTTTGTCCGAGTACAAGCTGACCTCTCTTCCCCACGACATGCTGCTCGAGGGCACGCTCCGCGAGGATCTCACGGAGGCATCCCCGGAAGTACAGGCGATGCTTCAAGCGTGGCCGGCCTCCGCCCACTTGAAACACGAGGGCGACCGCACACAGGTCGCCCTGGTATACCACGCGACCGATGAACGAGGTCGGGGGCCGTGGGTCCACTTGGCGCTCTTCGCTGCCACGATGGTCACGACGTTGGCGGCTGGCGCTCTCATGGTCGGAGTCGATCCGCTCGCCACGCACGTCTTCCGCTTGGGCGAGATGGAGATCCCATACCCGACCCGTGTCAACTTGACCGAGCTCGTGCTGGGGGCGTCGTTTGCGCTCCCGTTCATGGGCGTGCTGCTCGCGCACGAGATGGGGCACTACGTTGCCGCTAGAGTGAACCGGGTCCGCGCGACGCTACCGTACTTCATCCCGTTCCCGCCGTACTTCTCGATCATCGGGACCGTGGGCGCGTTCATCCGCCTCAAGGGGCCCACCATCCGGCGAGCGATCCTCTTCGATGTCGGGGCGGCGGGCCCGTTGGTGAGCTTTGCGCTGTCGTTACCCCTGCTCGCCATCGGACTGGCGCTCTCTCAGGTCGCACCAGGTCGCGCCACCATGGAGACCCCGTTCGTGATCCAGTTCGCCGGTCAGCCGTTGTGGCTCGGGAACGGCGCGATCATCCACGTGCTCGCGACCTGGCTCGCACCCGGCGTGCTGGGCGAGACTCCGATCCTTCTGCACCCCCTCGCGTTCGCGGGTTGGCTGGGCTTGTTCGTGACTGCGTTGAACCTGCTCCCGTTCGGACAACTCGACGGTGGGCACATCGTGTACGCGCTCCTACCCAAGTATCAGGGGAAGGCGGCGCGCCTCTTCATGGTCGCCCTGTTCCCGCTCGGCTTTCTTTGGTGGGGTTGGTGGGCATGGGTGTTGCTGATCGTAGTGCTGCACCGGGGCCGAATAGACCACCCCACAGTAGTGCAACCGGAAGAGAGTATTGGACGTGCGCGCAGGAGCTTGGGGTGGCTGCTGGTCGCGATATTTTTCCTGACTTTTGTTCCAGTACCGCTGAACATTTAG
- the rho gene encoding transcription termination factor Rho, giving the protein MDIAELKSKSAGELHDLAEELNISDFTGLRKQDLIFKIEQGLLESEVVLRGEGVLEILTEGYGFLRSQDWNYLYGPDDIYVSPSQIKRFDLRTGDMVGGQVRPPKSGERYLALLKVEGVNGLDPEDAKNRESFENLRPRYPEERLRLEVPGERGSLSMRVIDLIAPIGKGQRGLIVSPPKAGKTTILQEIANSIAINEPDVHLIVLLIDERPEEVTDMEEQVDAEVISSTFDEPAERHVQVADMVIEKAKRLVEHGKDVVILLDSITRLARAYNTTMPHSGRILSGGVDANALQKPKRFFGAARNIEDGGSLTIIATALIETGSRMDEVIFEEFKGTGNLEILLDREISDRRIFPAIDLNRSSTRKEELLLSETELNRIYLLRNFLADMTPAEAIEFLLSRMRETETNQEFLDSMARGE; this is encoded by the coding sequence GTGGACATCGCAGAGCTAAAGAGCAAGAGCGCAGGGGAGCTACACGACCTCGCGGAAGAGTTGAACATCAGCGACTTCACCGGCCTCCGCAAGCAAGATCTGATCTTCAAGATCGAGCAAGGCCTGCTCGAATCGGAGGTGGTTCTTCGCGGAGAAGGGGTCCTCGAGATCCTCACGGAAGGGTACGGTTTCCTGCGTTCGCAGGACTGGAACTATCTGTACGGTCCCGACGACATCTACGTCAGTCCGTCGCAAATCAAGCGCTTCGATCTGCGTACCGGCGACATGGTCGGCGGACAGGTTCGTCCCCCAAAGAGTGGCGAGAGATACCTCGCTCTTCTCAAGGTCGAAGGCGTGAACGGCCTCGACCCGGAGGATGCGAAGAATCGGGAAAGTTTCGAGAATCTCCGGCCTCGCTACCCCGAGGAGAGACTGAGGCTCGAAGTGCCCGGCGAGCGGGGAAGTCTCTCCATGCGCGTCATCGACCTGATCGCCCCGATCGGGAAAGGCCAGCGAGGCCTGATCGTGTCCCCCCCTAAAGCGGGCAAGACCACGATCCTTCAGGAGATCGCCAACTCGATCGCCATCAACGAGCCCGACGTGCATCTCATCGTGCTGCTCATCGACGAGCGACCCGAAGAGGTCACGGACATGGAGGAGCAGGTCGACGCCGAGGTCATCTCGTCAACCTTCGACGAGCCCGCCGAGCGTCATGTCCAGGTCGCGGACATGGTGATAGAGAAGGCGAAGCGGCTCGTCGAGCACGGGAAGGATGTCGTAATACTGCTCGACTCGATCACCAGGCTGGCGCGCGCCTACAACACGACCATGCCGCACTCGGGCCGGATCCTGTCGGGAGGCGTGGACGCGAACGCGTTACAGAAGCCGAAGAGGTTCTTCGGCGCGGCGCGGAACATCGAGGATGGCGGATCCCTCACGATCATCGCCACCGCGCTCATCGAGACCGGCAGCCGCATGGACGAAGTGATCTTCGAGGAGTTCAAGGGCACCGGAAATCTGGAGATCCTCTTGGATCGCGAAATCTCCGACCGGCGAATCTTCCCGGCGATCGATCTCAACCGGTCGAGCACACGGAAGGAGGAGTTGCTGCTCAGCGAGACGGAGCTCAACCGCATCTACCTGCTCCGGAACTTCTTGGCGGACATGACTCCGGCGGAAGCGATCGAGTTCTTGCTTTCGCGGATGAGGGAGACGGAGACCAATCAGGAGTTCTTGGACTCCATGGCTCGGGGGGAATAG
- a CDS encoding phosphoribosyl transferase, which produces MSPIESSFEYLDLSWEMFGELCRALALKVARDYDPDVVVGIARAGAVPGAVVATILGVDFYSMIISRKADDDDVRERPEILSAAPREVEGQRVLIVDEVTTSGATLRLALAAVRDTHPIEVRTATSFARTRGYKPDYFALETDAEVVLPWDHHLLEDDEFVANPRYGDAVD; this is translated from the coding sequence ATGTCGCCCATCGAATCATCGTTCGAGTACCTGGACCTCTCCTGGGAGATGTTCGGAGAACTCTGTCGCGCGCTCGCGCTCAAGGTGGCTCGAGACTATGACCCCGACGTCGTCGTCGGCATCGCGCGAGCGGGAGCAGTCCCGGGCGCGGTCGTGGCGACAATTCTCGGCGTCGACTTCTACTCGATGATAATCTCGAGGAAGGCTGACGACGACGACGTGCGTGAGCGTCCGGAGATCCTCTCGGCGGCGCCGCGCGAGGTCGAGGGCCAACGGGTGCTGATCGTCGACGAGGTGACCACCTCCGGAGCGACCCTTCGGCTCGCGCTCGCCGCGGTGCGCGACACCCACCCCATCGAGGTCCGGACCGCCACCAGTTTCGCGCGCACACGTGGCTACAAGCCGGACTACTTCGCGCTGGAGACCGATGCCGAAGTCGTCCTTCCCTGGGATCACCATCTCTTGGAGGACGACGAGTTTGTCGCGAACCCACGGTACGGGGACGCGGTGGACTAG
- a CDS encoding DegV family protein: MHVGAPQVVGPVTTRLRAKYGDHIEVLAAPVTSVIATHLGTGAWGVAYVVEDD, from the coding sequence GTGCATGTCGGCGCTCCCCAGGTCGTGGGGCCTGTGACGACCCGGCTGCGCGCAAAGTATGGGGATCACATCGAGGTGCTCGCAGCGCCGGTCACGTCCGTGATCGCGACCCACCTGGGCACCGGAGCTTGGGGCGTGGCCTATGTGGTCGAGGATGATTAG
- a CDS encoding metallophosphoesterase family protein, which translates to MSPNRAVSPNQREYRRIAVFGGVYSNHLALEAAIADARGRDVDEIFCLGDLGAFGPHPDKAAGVLREAGIPIVRGNYDDSIARGLDDCQCGYTDPRDNQFARLSYQYTFRNTSAEHRAWMGTFPSELRFQLGDLSVVACHGSPRQINEFLWESTTPTHFLQKLASDCRVDVILGTHTGIHWTRSWSDLGASPSSGEASGGAYVNVGALGRPANDGRTEVWYAVLEANGRELSVQFVPVPYDHRALAVEMRSEDLPEEFVQTILTGWWTTCLEILPGKERSRGEF; encoded by the coding sequence ATGAGTCCGAACCGAGCCGTCTCGCCCAACCAGCGCGAATACCGGCGGATCGCCGTCTTCGGCGGGGTCTACTCGAACCATCTCGCGCTCGAGGCTGCCATCGCGGACGCACGGGGAAGGGACGTCGACGAGATCTTCTGCCTCGGCGACCTCGGTGCCTTCGGCCCTCACCCCGACAAGGCGGCGGGCGTCCTGAGAGAGGCCGGTATCCCGATCGTCCGCGGCAACTACGACGACTCCATCGCGCGCGGGCTGGACGACTGCCAGTGTGGGTACACCGACCCTCGCGACAACCAGTTCGCGCGCCTCTCGTACCAGTACACGTTCCGGAACACTTCGGCCGAACATCGGGCGTGGATGGGCACCTTTCCGAGCGAGCTGCGCTTCCAGCTAGGAGACCTTTCCGTGGTGGCATGTCACGGGAGCCCTCGGCAGATCAACGAGTTCTTGTGGGAGTCCACAACGCCGACGCACTTCCTGCAGAAGCTCGCGAGTGATTGCCGCGTGGACGTGATTCTGGGCACCCATACCGGCATCCATTGGACGCGGAGTTGGAGCGATCTTGGTGCCTCGCCCTCGAGCGGGGAGGCCTCAGGCGGCGCTTACGTCAACGTCGGGGCCTTGGGCCGCCCCGCGAACGATGGGCGAACGGAAGTCTGGTACGCCGTGCTCGAGGCGAATGGGCGCGAGCTGTCGGTCCAGTTCGTCCCTGTCCCGTACGACCACCGAGCACTCGCGGTTGAGATGCGGTCGGAAGACCTGCCAGAGGAGTTCGTGCAGACGATTCTCACCGGTTGGTGGACGACGTGCCTCGAGATCCTCCCGGGGAAGGAGCGGTCGCGGGGCGAATTCTAG
- a CDS encoding radical SAM protein, which produces MALRSLDTLWFQVGGTLCNLECTHCFISCSPTNHTHEVLSLETVRSYLVEAVELGVKEYYFTGGEPFMNREMTGILEDTLAIGPATVLTNATLLPPRTVDELARIADGSLYTLELRVSIDGTTPEMNDALRGEGAFSRAMEGMERLVGAGFLPIVTAMQSWDDFDTPEVLGAFRELLASIGYAQARLKILPPLRIGEEERRSRGYSESERVTDEMMVGYDTDLLLCARARLVTARGVWVCPILLDYESGRLGDTVEDAVAAPAVLSEQACYTCYVSGAICANMSGYTRDFS; this is translated from the coding sequence GTGGCGCTCCGGTCCCTGGACACGCTCTGGTTCCAGGTGGGAGGAACGCTCTGCAACCTGGAGTGCACGCACTGCTTCATCTCGTGCTCGCCCACGAACCACACGCACGAGGTCCTGAGCCTGGAGACGGTGCGCTCCTACCTGGTCGAGGCGGTCGAGCTCGGGGTGAAGGAGTACTACTTCACGGGGGGGGAACCCTTCATGAACCGGGAGATGACCGGGATCCTGGAGGACACGCTGGCGATCGGTCCCGCTACGGTTCTCACCAACGCGACCCTGCTCCCGCCACGAACTGTGGATGAACTGGCCCGGATTGCGGATGGTTCGCTGTACACGCTCGAGCTGCGCGTGAGTATCGACGGCACCACTCCCGAGATGAACGACGCGCTCCGGGGCGAGGGAGCATTCTCGAGGGCCATGGAGGGGATGGAGCGCCTCGTCGGCGCCGGCTTCCTCCCGATCGTGACCGCCATGCAGAGCTGGGACGACTTCGACACGCCGGAGGTGCTCGGGGCTTTCCGAGAGCTGCTCGCGAGCATCGGGTACGCGCAGGCACGGCTGAAGATCCTACCGCCCCTGCGAATCGGGGAGGAGGAGCGGCGTTCAAGAGGCTACTCCGAAAGCGAACGCGTGACGGACGAGATGATGGTCGGCTACGACACCGACCTGCTGTTGTGCGCCCGTGCGCGGCTCGTCACGGCTCGTGGCGTCTGGGTCTGCCCGATCTTGCTCGACTACGAGTCGGGTAGGCTGGGGGACACGGTAGAGGACGCAGTAGCCGCTCCCGCCGTGTTGTCCGAGCAGGCGTGCTACACGTGCTACGTCAGTGGGGCGATCTGCGCGAACATGTCCGGCTATACGAGGGACTTCTCATGA